Sequence from the Pristiophorus japonicus isolate sPriJap1 chromosome 10, sPriJap1.hap1, whole genome shotgun sequence genome:
tcagagggagtttggcccagtgggctcggggaaggaaaggaagaggcagaggcagctgatcgatggtctcaatcttaaagaGGTCCAtgtgctcctcacacttattgtcggaggtgagggtggagacaggggagaggggttaaaGGAGACGATAAGCAgtggagaatagtagccgggggttatctttacattccggaatgatcctggaatagtgagcagttttggcagacaagagcaggacccgatggtgctttatgtggtccagcccgatctggcggtgaatggctaaaccagttgtttgCCACAtacgttcaagtctgtgtcccttggacttgagggagtgatgaAGGATGTACCGGGGGAACgaccagggtgggagagagtaattgttttaatagggactagggcatcaaaggtggtggtgagggtgtgcagAAACGtcacggtgaatggagggccacaagctggacagttgggagttgataagtgcagttgtaagaaagTCAGGAGAGAATTTTTTCCAGGGACGGTCACAGAAGGAAGTTGGGTTGGGTGagggaaggggaatgtgggtggagagcgattcgAGGAAGTGGtctgagatggccttatctgcaattgacatggtaggaatagcgaggccacgagagatggcaaggtcaaggggctggccgtaaatatgggttgaggaatttacatggagggagagattaagggaggataagaggctagtgaactcaaaggagagaaagcatgatgaattgagatggaggctgAAATCACAGAAGATGAGAAGTTGTTCAGTGCTGAGGCTGAGGGAGAAAacagtgaagatatctcagtgatAAAAATGTTATGGTACTTGGGGTGGGGCAGtaaagaacgagaattttaaatgagaggtgaaagGGATGCAAtacggtgagatgttcaaaggatgaGAACATGCCAGAGGAGCAGGGGGACAGATCAaagtatgatttggtgatgagagtcaCACCACCACGGCGATCTGGGCGTggtaagtggtggaaggtatagccaggcagggaggcttcgtTTACAGGTagttaaaacgtcccaaggagttaCACGGGAGCTTTATCAAAcatactttgacaccgagccacacaaggagatattaggccaagtgaccaaaagcttggtcaaagaggtaggttttaatgagtgtcttaaaggagcagagaggcaGAGAACAATGTTCCCTTTCACTTTTGGGGGGTGCGCAGCTCTTTAAGGAGCTTAAAAAGAACGTTGGTAGAGAGATggtgaggtttaaggagggaattccagagcttagttaccaggcagctgcacagccaccaatggtggagcgattaaaatcaaggatggataagaggccagaattggaggagcacagagatctcgcagggttgtaggactgaaggaggttgcagagataaccTGTTATTTAAAAAGTTCGtctttgactgtaaagtgctttgggatgctctgaaaggcactacagaaatgcaagttctttatttcttttcACCCCTCCCCACTTGTGGGTTTCTGTGCCTGTGCGGTGGCCAGATGACCTTGAAATTAAGAAATCGGCTCAGCTGCTCGATGAGAGAAGCAAATGATTACATTTGGTATCAAAGGCTGGTTAAATCAGTAATACTTTAAAAGCAGAAGTGCTGAAGGAAATTCACAAGAAGGGAGGCGTTGTGTTTCATCAGTCCACTCCTTCCTGGCTTCGCCCGTGAAGCTAGGACAAAGTGGAGACCAGGAGTCCGGTCAGCACCAGCGGGACAGACAGTTTGACGATGGAGGAAGATGCAATCAGGCCCTTTTGGATGGCGTAATACCGCGCCACCTCCACATTGGGGTTGGGCTTCGAGCCCGCCTTGAACCACATGCTGATGCACCTCCCGCTGCCCCGATCGTACTGAGTGTACTGGAAGGAGTAGCTCCACACTTTCTCGCAAAGGGCCTTTGGAGTTGGGAATACTTCCGAAAACTTTCGGCATTCTGAACCAGTTGGACAGCGGTTTATTCCTAAAggggagaatttaaaaaaaaatacagaatCACAGTAATGAAAAGGGCCCACAAATCATTGCAAGTCAAAAAGCAAGCGTCCCAACTGACCATTATCAAGGAGGGGGGGTGCGGGAGTGGAGAGCAGGCAGGAAGGATAGAAAGCACCTTTCAAgaactcaggatatcccaaagcactttacagccaattaaatacctttttgaagtatagtcacaatTGTaagtagagcaggctcaagggaccaaatggcctactcctgctcctattatgtaatgtaggaaatacggaatgcaatttgcacacagcaagctcccacaaatagcaatgtgataatgaccagatcatctgttttagtgacgttgattgagggataaatattggccccaggacaccggggagaactcccctgctcttctccaaaatagtgccatgggatcttttacgtccacctgagagagcagacgaggtctcggtttaacatctcatccaaaagacggcacctccgacagtgcagcgctccctcagcgctgcactggaatgtcagccttgattatggactcaagtctctgcagtgggactcgaacccatgaccttctaaattcaagaggcgagggtgctgcccactgagccacagctgacacagggccACACAGATCGGAATTGCCCAGGTTCGCAGCTGGATCCAAAGCGGGTTAGCCGATCACTGCACAGGTGACGGAGAGAGTTCCACTTGTGACGTTCGTAGCCCCGGCATTCCTGAATGTGAAGCAACGATCCTTGTTGTAATAGATCgtgtgtggatattgggtgggagCATGACTAGGCCCAGCTCGGATGGACCCATCAATAGCCAAATGGCCTGTAAAGACATTCACTTGCTAGGCTCGCCCTCCAGCTATCAAAAGGCAATTGCCAAGTGTGAAAACCACTCCCAAGTGCCAGCACTTTCAGGATAGGACAGAGATAAAAAGAGATGCAAATGCTGGAGATCCGGATTGAAAACAGAACGGTACAGAAGGAGTGTCAGTATCTTTAacgataaagggctcaattttggccatgactttccccagtaaacttgctccagagtaaatcagttaggtacgattctttttagttgattttttttccaaaagggggcgttcccagacacttacggcagttttggccatttatgccgatGTACTAATGTGCGCCACTTTCTAAACTGCCCGCAAGCTTtcacagagctggccacatacgctgacctaagtcgatttggagtaagttttaactgaaaagtcagggataggggagggaagttggcccgggaatgcagcgggccggcctgtgcgtgaggccattcggcctgggatagggtcggcaAGACACGTACCAGGAGTCCAGCCGTCCAGAGATAGGGGTGGCTGCAAATGAACGGTGGGGGTTGCGGAAGCAGAGCGACCGAACACGGCATcgttggaggggggggtgggttgggggcgggggagggagaagagagagatacTGCCCAAGTGCCAAGTTTCGTCGCTACAGAGCATGCGCACACATCGGACCCGACAATACTGCGCATGtaggcagctgccggcactgttttcggcacatgGCTGTAGCTCCGCTCCACACTGCTCTATATACGCCGTACTAGGACCCGGGACATTtggcagagcggccaggatgggggcacatttttttcgcggcgtttccagcgcacaaagtcagcgcatctcgggtaagtgcgccaaaaaaagggtttgggggaaaattgagcccaaagatggGTTGATTTGAAGAAGATGGGAAATCAAGATATTAACTTttctatctcattgaaacatataacattcttaatgggcttcacagggtagatgcagggaggctgtttcccccccccgagctggagagtctagaaccagaggtcacagtctcaggataaggggtcggccatttaggattatgaggaggaatttcttcactccgagggatgtgaatctttggaattctctgccccagagggctgtggatgctgaatcatatattcaaggctgagatagatgaaTTTTTGGCGAgtgagtggagttgaggtagaagatcagccatgatattattgaatgatgGAGGAGGATCGAAGGGTCACTTGGCCGACACCTGCTCCGATTTCTtttcttatacaaaagcaaaatactgcggatgctggaaatcggaaataacaacagaaaacgctggaaatactcagcaggtcaggcagcatctgtggagagagaaacagttaaagtttctttcatcagaactgtttccacacctgctgagtatttccagcgttttctgtttttatttcttatattcttgcgTTCTTTTCCCATTCAGACCTGCCACACAGCTACGAGTTTCCGATATTTTCTGCCACGAACCCAAACTGAGAGTTGGAGGAAGGAAGGATACAGACCCCAGGGGCCAGAGCCTGACACTCACCCGTGCTCCAATCCCACCCCTTGTGCCAGTTGTCCTTGCATGTGTAGTCCTTCTGACAGTCGTCCCACCATTCCTCGCAGTCTGTCTTGCAGAGCGGGACTTTTATGATCCGTTCCTTCCTCCAAGATTGATCAACCTGCCACACAGACAGGCAAATGACAAGTCATTTTTCAAAAACCAAGCCCGCCCAGACTGGGGTAAATACGCATCAACCTAAAAACGAGTTCGGCATCGGGAGGAATCTTGAAAATTGGCACTGTTCCCCGAGGGGGAACTCGATGCTCGGGGACCAAGCACTGTTTTGAATTTCATGTTCTCACTCAATATTCCCTTGGGTTCCACATCACCAGTAACAGGCTTCCCCTATGAACTGGAGTGCAACTTCACTATAAATAACATACTATAATCTCACAATCAAGTGGTaagtggcgcggccctggacaacgtggaccatttcccatacctcgggagccccttatcaacaagtgcagacattgatgatgagatccaacgccGCCTCCAGCAGGCCAGTGCAGCCGTTGGCCCCCTAaggaagaatgtttgaagaccaggccctcaaaactgccaccaagctcatggtctacagggctatagtaacacccgccctcctgtatgctcagaggcatggaccatgtacagtagacacctcaaatcgctgtagaAATACCAGCAATaacgtctctgcaagatcctacaaatcccctgggaggacagacgcaccagcattagcgtcctcaaccaggccaatatccccagcattgaagcactgaccacacttgatcagctccactgggcaggccacactgttcgcatgcctgacacaagactccaaagcaagcgctctactcagaactccttcacggcaaacgagccagaggtgggcagaggaaacattaaatggacaccctcaaaacctccctgataaagtgcaacatccccactgacacctaggaggccaaagaacgccctaagtggaggaagtgcatctgggagggcgctgagcacctcgagtctcatcgccgagagcatgcagaaatcaagcgcaggcagcggaaggagcgtgcggcaaaccagtcccacccaccctttcccccaaccactgtctgtcccaccagtgttagagtctgtggttctcgtgttggactgttcagccacctaaggactcattttaaagagtggaagcaagtcttcctcgattccgagggactgcctatgataaggaTGAAGTGAGAGTACACACCCTAGATCGCCAATTTGTTtggtatctcattgaaacatctaaatttttttacagggcttgacagggtagatgcagggaggatgtctcaggataaggagtcgtccatttaggactgagataaggaggaatttcttcactcagagggttgtgaatctttgaaattctctaccccagagggctgtggatgctcagtcatcaagtatattcaaggctgagatcgattttttgaactctaggggaatcaaaggatatggggatcgggcgggaaagtgaagttgaggtcaaagatcagccatgatcgtattgaatggcagaacaggctcgaggggccgtataagaacataagaaataggagcaggaataggccaaacggcccctcgagcctgctccgccatttaatacgatcatggctgatccaatcatggactcaggtccacttccctgcccgctccccataaccccttataggctaagaaactgtctctgtgttaaatttattcaatgtcccggtttccacagctctcaagcagcgaattccacagatttacaactctcagagaagaacttcctcctcatctcagttttaaatgggcggctccttattctaagattatgccccctagttctagtctcccccatcagtggaaacatcctctctgcatccaccttgtcaagccccctcataatcttatacgtttcggtaagatcacctctcattcttctgaattccaatgagcagaggcccaacctcctcaacctttcctcataaatcaaccccctcatctccgggatcaacctagtgaaccttctctgaaatgcctccaaagcaagtatatcctttcgtaaatatggaaaccaaatctgtatGCAGTATAAAAacttacgaacataagaaataggtgcaggaataggccatacggcccctcgagcctgctacgccactcaataagatcatggctgatctgatcatgctccacttccctgcccgctccccataaccccttatcgtttaagaagctgcctatttttgtcttaaatttattcaatgtcccggcttccatagctctctgaggcagcgaattccacagatttgcaaccctcagagaagaaattcctcctcatctcagttttaaatgggcggccccttattctaagatcatgccctctagttctagtctcccccagcagtggaaacatcctctctgcatcgatcttgtcaagccccttatacgtttcgataagaacaactgactgcaaagcttctacagctacatgaagagaaaaagattactgaagacaaatgtaggtcccttatagtcagagtcaggtgaagtcataatggggaacaaaaaaatggcagaccaattgaacaaataatttgattctgtcttcactaaggaagacataaataaccttctagaaatactagcggaacgagagtctagcgagaaggaggaaccaaaggaaatccttattagtcagcaaattgtgttagggaaattgatgggattgaaggccgataaatccccagggcctgatagtctgcatcccagagtacttatggaagtggccctagaaataatggaagcattggtgatcattttccaacattctatagactctggatcagttcctatggactggagggtagctaatgtaaccccacttttttaaaaaggagggagagagaaaacagggaattatagaccggttagcttgacatcgatggtggggaaaatgttggaatcaattattaaagatgtaatagcagcgcatttggaaagcagtgacaggatcggtccaagtcagcatggatttatgaaagggaaatcatgcttgacaaattttctagaattttttgagaatgtaactagtagagtggacaagggggagccagtggatgtggtgtatttacactttcaaaaggctattgaccctagtcacagaccgccctaagtggaggaagtgcattcgggagggcgctgagctcctcgagtattgtcgccgagagcatgcagaaatcaagcgcaggcagcggaaggagcgtgcggcaaaccagactccccacccaccctttccttcaacaactatctgtcccacctgtgacagagactgtggttctcgtattggactgtacagccacccaagaactcacgcttagaatggaagcaagtcttcctcgattctgagggactgcctatgatgatgatgacataagagattagtgtgcaaaattaaagcacatggtattcggggtaatgtattgacatggatagagaactggttggcagacaggaagccaagagtaggaataaatgggtccttttcagaatggcaggcagtgacaagtggggtaccgcaaggttcagtgctgggacttcagctatttacaatatacattaatgatttagacaaaggaattaaatgtaatatctccaagtttgcagatgacactaagctgggtggcagtgtgagctgtgagaaggatgctaagaggctgcagggtgacttggacaggttaggtgagtgggcaattacatggcagatgcagtataatgtggataaatgtgaggttatccactttagtggtaaaaacaggaggactgattattatctgaatggtgacagattggttaagggagaaatgcaacgagacctgggtgtcatagtacatcagtcattgaaggttggcatacaagtgcagcaggcaggaaagaaagcaaatggcatgttggccttcataacgagaggactcgagtataggagcagggaggtcttactacagttgtacagggccttggtgaggccacaccttgaatattgtgtacagttttggtctcctaatctgaggaaggacattcttgctattgagggagtgcagcgaaggttcaccagactgattcccgggatgacaggactgacatatgaagaaagactggatcgactagacttgtattcaatggaatttagatgagaggggatctcacagaaacataaaattctgacgggattggagaggttagatgcaggaagaatgttcccgatgttggggaaatccagaaccaggggtcacagtctaaggataaggggtaagccatttaggaccaagatgaggagaaacttcttcactcagagagttgtgggcatgtggaattctctaccacagaaagttgttggggccagttcgttagatatattcaaaagggagttagatgtggccctcacggctaaaggcatcaagggatatggagagaaagcaggaatggggtaatgaaatgcatgatcagccatgatcatattgaatggtggtgcaggctcgaagggccaaatggcctactcctgtacctattttcgatgtttctatgtttctgaattccagaggcccaacctgctcaaactttcctcataagtcaaccccctcatctccggaatcaacctagtgaaccttctccaaagcaagtatatcctttcataaatatggaaaccaaaactgcacgcaatattccaggtgtggcctcatcaataccctgctgtagcaagatttccctgcttttatactccatccccttgcaataaaggccaagattccattggccttcctgatcacttgctgcacctgcatactatccttttgtatttcatgcacaagtacccccaggtcccgctgtactgcagcactgtgcaatctttctccatttaaataataacttgctctttgacttttttctgccaaagtgcatgaccccacactttccaacattctactccatctgccaaatttttgcccattcacttgtccttttgcagattttgtgtgtcctcctcacacattgcttttcctcccatctttgtatcgtcagcaaacttggctacgttacactcagtcccttcttccaagttgttaatatagattgtaaatagttggggtcccagcactgatccctgcggcaccccactagttactgattgccaaccagagaacgaaccgtttatcctgattctctgttttctgttagttagccaatcctctatccatgctaatatattaccccgtgaacttttatcttgtggagtaacctttggcttactcctgctccgatttcttatgttcttatatattccaACATAATGTCTTAATCAACATTCTTAGATGACTCGAAATTAACTGGCAATTATCTCTTTGTAATCTGATCTTGATCATATATCAACAAAATAACAAAGTAACTCAAAATGCCGTCTAGGCCAAACAGGTATAAATCATAACGTTCCACTCTTGTCATCCATTCACACTACAAAATGGGTACACTTAAGTTAGATAGCtcttatacactgtcccatcaaacactcccagggcaggtacagcacggggttagatacagagtaaagctccctctacactgtcccatcaaacactcccagggcaggtacagcacgggttagatacagagtaaagctccctctacaatgtcccatcaaacactcccagggcaggtacagcacggggttagatacagagtaaagctccctctatactgtcccatcaaacactcccagggcaggtacagcacgggttagatacagagtaaagctccctctacactgtcccatcaaacactcccagggcaggtacagcacgaggttagatacagagtaaagctccctctacactgtcccatcaaacactcccagggcaggtacagcacgggttagatacagaggaatgcTCCCTCTATAAATCTCATTTATTTGACTTCTGAACAATCAAAGTGCAGGACCGTGCTGCTTACCTTTTCGATCCAGGGACCCAAGTTGGGGGAACACTCATACAGGCAAGTGTCCTGGATAAAGTGTCTCTTGCACTGTCCCGTCATGATGCCACAGTGATTCCAGTTGAAATTGTAAAGGTTGGACACGTCCTTGTGCGCCTCCTCACTGGTGTTGGCCTTACAGCAGGCATTTTCTCTCcacggctcacactgcacatgtcaaaGAAAAGCAAGCAGGGCAAGTCATCAGAACAGATCAAAGACACCCAGGCTTTCCACAACATGCTTAAGGGAGGCATCTCATCAAGGTATACCTGTGCCcctcgggtgggcgtaaaagatcccacggtcattatttcgaagaagagcaggggagttctcccccggtgtcctggccaatatttatcccgcaacatcatcaaaacagattatctggtcattatcacattgttgtttgtgggagcttgctgtgtacaaattggctgctgcatttcctacattataacagtcactacatttcaaagtatttcattggctgtaaagcactttggaacgtccgaaggtcatgaaaggagctgtagaaatgtaagtctttcttttgggATGGGGACAGAATcgcggggaatcaagagatatggtgatcgggggggggtggcggggggaaggtggagttgaggtcaaagatcagccaggcttgaggggctcctgctcctatttcctgtgtTCTTATAGGCCCAcaacaggtaaggacggcagatttccttccttaaaggacattcgtgaaccagttgggtttttatatgacaatccgacagcttcgtgatcacttttactgacaccacctttttatttccagattctttgttaaaactgaattaaaattctcaaattgCTGAGGTGGGAATTGAACTCCCATTCTCCTGGATTCTGCTAGAATGATGAAAGCTGAATAGGAACAGAGGTTGTAAGCTCAAGGTTCTAATCTATTACACACTTAGCTATTATATACCTTTACAcacaacctctaccgcctagaaggacaagggcagcaggtgcatgggaacaccaccacctccacgttcccatcctgacttgggaatatatcggtcgttccttcatcgccgctgggtcacaatcctggaacttcctccctaacagcactgtgggagcaccttcaccacacggactgcagcggttcaagaaggcggctcaccaccaccttctcaaggggcaattagggacgggcaataaatgccggccttgccagcgacgcccacatcccaggaatgaagagattttttaaaaaacactgATCCTATTTCTGTCTCGCTTCACTTGCTGCAACACTGTGTTTGATGCGGTCAGtaggaggggcagggaggtgtagcCCCCAGAGAGTAACTCTCACTTTCCTCCTGGTTGGTTCAGACTTGACCCAGACGCGCGGACACGCGCACAAATACTGCGGAGCGGCTGTCTGGGAAATGCCTGGACTCTGGGTGAGTCAGCTGCAGggatagggataaggggtaagccatttaggactgagatgaggagaaacttcttcactcagagagttgtgaacctgtggaattccctgccgcagagagttgttgaggccaggtcgttggatatattcaagagggagttagatatggcccttacggctaaagggatcaaggggtatggagagaaagcaggaaaggggtactgagggaatgatcagccatgatcttattgaatggtggtgcaggctcgaagggccgaatggcctactcctgcaccatttttctatgtttctatagaggaGGCAGCGAAAGAGCGGGGACAAATGTGCACCCATGGCTCCAAGCTGTACCACTGGAGAGCAATCTTTAAATGAAGACCAGCAAAGCAGGTACGAAGAGAATAGTATTTTGGGATACAgtaatttgagacataacattTGGTGAGCGTAGCGTGCTTGGGAGGAATAGGTGACCTTGAACCTTTGG
This genomic interval carries:
- the folr gene encoding folate receptor isoform X2, producing the protein MKMFRLLVLGLTLTVTAANDILNICMDGKHHKTQPGYEGKLYRQCEPWRENACCKANTSEEAHKDVSNLYNFNWNHCGIMTGQCKRHFIQDTCLYECSPNLGPWIEKVDQSWRKERIIKVPLCKTDCEEWWDDCQKDYTCKDNWHKGWDWSTGINRCPTGSECRKFSEVFPTPKALCEKVWSYSFQYTQYDRGSGRCISMWFKAGSKPNPNVEVARYYAIQKGLIASSSIVKLSVPLVLTGLLVSTLS
- the folr gene encoding folate receptor isoform X1, coding for MCCASWSWSWSGPPGLRKMFRLLVLGLTLTVTAANDILNICMDGKHHKTQPGYEGKLYRQCEPWRENACCKANTSEEAHKDVSNLYNFNWNHCGIMTGQCKRHFIQDTCLYECSPNLGPWIEKVDQSWRKERIIKVPLCKTDCEEWWDDCQKDYTCKDNWHKGWDWSTGINRCPTGSECRKFSEVFPTPKALCEKVWSYSFQYTQYDRGSGRCISMWFKAGSKPNPNVEVARYYAIQKGLIASSSIVKLSVPLVLTGLLVSTLS
- the folr gene encoding folate receptor isoform X3, with product MFRLLVLGLTLTVTAANDILNICMDGKHHKTQPGYEGKLYRQCEPWRENACCKANTSEEAHKDVSNLYNFNWNHCGIMTGQCKRHFIQDTCLYECSPNLGPWIEKVDQSWRKERIIKVPLCKTDCEEWWDDCQKDYTCKDNWHKGWDWSTGINRCPTGSECRKFSEVFPTPKALCEKVWSYSFQYTQYDRGSGRCISMWFKAGSKPNPNVEVARYYAIQKGLIASSSIVKLSVPLVLTGLLVSTLS